In the Streptomyces fradiae ATCC 10745 = DSM 40063 genome, AACGCGCCGAACGAGGGGGGTCGGCTCGGCACCCGCCCACCAGCCCCCGGAGGCGCAACGCGCCGAGAGAAGAGAGGGCCGGGTCAGATGCCGTGCTTCTTGAGGATGGCCTCGATCTCGCTGAAGTCGTCGGCGGGCGCGCCCGGGCCCGTGTCCGCGGCCTTGCGGCGCTTGCCGGGGTCCAGCGGCGGTCGAGCGGCTCCGGGCGCGGCCGCCGCCGGCCCCCCGGACCCGGCCGCGGCCGCACGGCGCTCCCGGCCCCCGGCGCCGCCCCGGCGCCGCTCGACCGCCCGCGTACCGGCGAACATCAGCCAGGACGCGCCGAGCAGGCCGAACCCGGCCCACGCCACCGGGCTGAAGGCCGTGCGGGCCAGCCATTCGACCGCCCCCGTCAGCACCAGGCCGAGCGGCACCAGCGCGTAGGCGGCGACGCGGACCGCGGCGAGGAACCGCCTGCGGTACGCGGTGATCGCCGCGATGCCCAGCCCCGCGGCGGCCACCGCGGAGCAGATCGTTTCGGCAAGCATCGGGTCCTCCACCGGCCCTGGACGCCATGTCTCTTCCATCCTGCATCGTCCGGGCGCCCTCGGGCCACGGCCGGAGGCGGGCCGCGCCCGATCTCCGGGAGATCTCCGGGACTTCCCTGGTACTCCCCCAGGGATTCGCCAGGGGGACTCGCCCGGGTGGCCGCGGGTGTGCGAGGGGCGCGCCGGGCGGTGTGCGGGCTTTCGGGGCGCTTGCGGAGGCGCCTCGCGGGCGGCGCCGGTGCCCCCGGCCGGGTTGGGGCGGCGGTGGCGGGGCTGGGAGACTGGCCCCCATGAACGACTCCACCACCGACCCCACCGCCCGCCCCGTCGTCCTCGACGTCTGGTGCGAGCTGCAGTGCCCCGACTGCCGGACCGCGCTGGAGGACCTGCGCGCCCTGCGGGACCGCTACGGCGACCGGCTGGAGGTGCGGCTGCGCCACTTCCCGCTGGAGAAGCACAAGCACGCGTACGCCGCCGCGCAGGCCGCCGAGGAGGCCCTGGCGCAGGGCGCGGGCTGGCCGTATGTGGAGCGGGTCCTCGGGGGCGTGGCGGAGCTGGACGCGCGGGGCGAGGCGTACCTGCTCCAGGTGGCGCGGGAACTGGGTCTGGACGACGAGGAGTTCGACACCGCGCTCATCGACGGGCGGCACCTGCTGGCGGTCGACGCCGACCAGGCCGAGGGCAAGGCCATCGGCGTGACCGGCACCCCGACCTACGTGATCGGCGGCGAGCGGCTGGACGGCGGCAAGAGCCAGGAGGGCCTGCGCGCCCGCGTCGAGGAGATC is a window encoding:
- a CDS encoding DsbA family protein; the encoded protein is MNDSTTDPTARPVVLDVWCELQCPDCRTALEDLRALRDRYGDRLEVRLRHFPLEKHKHAYAAAQAAEEALAQGAGWPYVERVLGGVAELDARGEAYLLQVARELGLDDEEFDTALIDGRHLLAVDADQAEGKAIGVTGTPTYVIGGERLDGGKSQEGLRARVEEIADRLLAGG